Sequence from the Rutidosis leptorrhynchoides isolate AG116_Rl617_1_P2 chromosome 3, CSIRO_AGI_Rlap_v1, whole genome shotgun sequence genome:
AGGCGGAAGGaactaattctaaatttatattttaatttacacttttaaaataaaataacaaccaatattatctcttattatgcattttaggtgtttgatgaaatgttcagctgatgaGTTTCTTAGTCAGACTCTatagtttcacgggtcattaaactaaatgactttaccatttaagttcacttaatatctaaaacatatcattaaactgtttcgtttaaacaaacttgtgattccacgggtcatttcactactatttatatattcattatattttattttatttgttgcCATAtactataaattaataaattttatatattttcttATTGTAATGTAATAAAATCTGTTAATAGTAATTTAGATTTTAGATGTTGATAGTAACTAAGCCCGTGTAATAACACTTAAATTGGGCCTTATATTAGCCTGGTTGACTAATTCTTTTTATTTGTGTCTTGCATAATCGCTCCAGTGAAAAATCAAACAGCAGAACTAATTATACCGCTCAACATAACTCCATAGTCCATACCCGAAaattataaacttaaaagtattaaaacttacaaaaaaaaaattagtgggaagcctagagacaatctgggccccaacacctctagcaatagcaaaacctatcctagtaaaaatatgagcagcagcatcGGCACCAATAtattgcgccatcgaactcttttgaacccgctttagcaaagaaacagcctccttctctaattccccaagggaagaaaatgagaaaggaatgaaaccataaccaatcgcctgacagctagattcgtacttgacccgcttccgacgagccgcatcaaccacagcacgtccagggacaaagtcagaaagcccggattatgtcaaaggagaagaccctgtcaagtcaacacaaacatcgcgaccacaatcctaggaataaagtaacacatctgcaggtctgagggccctgtcgttccctccagacaacccaatgtcaacctcattTCTCGCTGAAATCTcaaatcgataacaaacatcaacaagagaatcccgaacaacattatgtcgatgcttaatacccaccataccagcacaagacaccgcgtatcatatttagaataattattattattattattattattattattattattattattattattattattattattattattattattattattattattgttattgaacaTGGAAATGCAACAATAAGTTATGGAGAAATTATGTGTACTGAAAAACATGATTTCATCTTCAAAAACCACCTTAAACCCTATTGAATCGTTAATTCCACCAACTGCAACAACACTTTCATTAGTATTACAAAGCTATATAAATTCAGACACCCCTTCGCACGGCCAAAAGATCCATACCCATATAATCAAATCTGGATTCAAATGCAACACAAACATATCAATAAAGCTTTTGATACTACATTTAAAATCCTCTTGTTTGTTATATGCCCGCAAAGTGTTTGACGAAATGCCTCAACCAACTTTGACCGCCTATAATTACCTGATAGCTGGTTATACGAAACATGGTGAAGTAAGGGAGTCTTTGAATTTGGTTAGAAGGCTTGTTTCGTGTAATGAGAAGCCGGATGGTTATACATTTTCGATGATTTTGAAGGCATCTAGTAGCGATCAGATCATATCAATTGGACGCGCAATTGGGAAGGAAGTTCATGCTCAGATTGTGAAGTCTTATGTTGTAGTGGATGATGTTCTTTCTACTGCTTTGGTGGATTCATATGTGAAGAGTGGTAGAGTCGATTATGCGAGGAGAGTGTTTGATCTTATGATCGAAAAGGATGTTGTTTCTTCAACGTCGATGATTTCTGGATACATGAGACAAGGCTGTGTGGAAAATGCTGAACATGTATTTAAAAAGACCATAAAAAAAGATGTGGTGGTGTTCAATGCAATGATTGAAGGTTATAGTAAATCAGTTGATACTGCTAATAAGGCTATTAAGGTTTATATAAGCATGCAAAGATTGGATTTCAAGCCTAATATGTCTACTTTTGCTAGTATTATTGGAGCTTGTTCTTTATTATCTGCATTTGAAGTTGGTCAACAAGTTCAAGGTCAACTCATGAAGACTAATTTTGCTACTACTATTAAAATGGAAAGTGCCCTTGTTGACATGTACTCGAAATTTGGAAGGATCGAAGATGCCCgaaaagtgtttgatgaaatgcctgtaAAGAATGTTTTTTCTTGGACTTCAATGATCGATGGGTACGGGAAAAACGGTGACCCGAGTGAAGCACTTGCTCTTTTCAATCAAATGCAAAACGTATATCACGTTAGACCGAATCACGTGACGTTTCTTGGTGCGATTTCAGCCTGTGGACATGCGGGGTTGGTTGATAAAGGACTGGAAATTTTTGAAATGATGAAGAAAGATTATGGTATGAAGCCGCACATGGAGCATTATGCTTGTATGGTTGATTTATTAGGTCGAGCAGGAAGGTTAAATGAGGCGTTGCAGTTTATAATGTCGATATCTGAGAAGCCTAATTCTGATGTTTGGGCAGCATTAGTTAATTCTTGTAGAATACATGGTGATGTTGAGATGGCAAGTATTGCAGCTAATGAGCTTTTCAAGATAAGTAAAGATGGTAGTAGATCTGGCGCGTATGTAGGATTATCGAATACGTTAGCAGATGCAGGGAGATGGGATAGCGTTAGTGATATTAGAGAATTAATGAAGACGAGAAATATATTGAAGAATATGGGCTCTAGTTGGTTTTGAAGGTTTACATGAGAAACAATTAGGATCCGTTTTATAAGGTTATCTGTAGTTAGTGACTGGACTTGATATATACGTGAATGACGCATGTTGCATTACAACTGTTATGTGATTTGGAACTAATTTGTCTTCAAAGAAGAGTTCTATGTCTGGCCAAAAGAATCGTTGTTCGAGTATAAACAAGGAGGAGATGATTTCCGGACTGAATTCGATGGTTAAAAAGATTAAGGTTGTCCTTCTTTTTCCTGTTTGTTTTGTTTATTGCAAAATTTTTTATGTTAATAGACTGCTACCACTTCAGGCCTATATAAGTTGACTTGAACAATCATTCTCGCCTTTTTGCGTTTTTCTTGGTTCATCAAAGCTCTCTAGACCTACACGCCGTTGGAAAAGTCGCAGGATGGAGACGAGTCAGTCGGGAGCTCTCAGTTGAGTTGTGGACTAGTCAGACGTGGACCAAGTCTAAAATCACACAAACTCGCCTTAAAtgcgctaatttttttttttttggttgtcATAGTTCTGCAATGAATAGTTATCAAATGCTACTTAGTAATCCTTATTAGAATTTGAATTTGAAACTCATAAATGTGAAACTCATAAAAGATAAACCAGTCTGTGTGATGTTTGGTTGCTATAGAAGAAAACCTATTCAGACGTCAGCACTCTTTTAGTAGAATTAATTGGTGTAATTTGAGAACTAGTTAGCTAGTGGACTTCTTTCTTAAAGGGTAAGGGATCAGCAAATTACTTTAAGATCTGATGCCTTTAGTCAAGAACCTACAGATGCTTATAGTGAAGTTCAAGTTGATGTTAGCTTTGTACCCATAAAAATTGGTCTTGAACCTATACATGCAATCAGCAGCTTATCACAAAGTCTATAATCAACCGGTTCGATTATACCCTTCTTAATTCCATCGTCCAGGACAAAAAACCAGGTTATGAATCCATTCAAGTTGGTCTGTCAACCCTTAGTTCCATTGTTTTCCCTGCATCCAGGCACCCTCGAATAGATCCAATTGGACAGTGAGGGCCTAATAAAAACGTATGCATAACAATATATGTGGTAATTGCAGTACAATCTATATTAACTAAATCGATATTGACAAGCATTTGGGTTACACAAATTACAAAGATTATATTACATACTGTTCGATCAAAAGATACAAGGATCATTGTATATCTAGAACGACCTACACAACGATGAATCCATGGCTATTAAGACCTTCTTTAGCACTAACATCTCGTACCACCATAGTCCGAAATTTGCATGGTCACTATAAAATGGACCATCAAGCAAAAGTCTGTGAAGGTTGTATCTCATTTGGAGTCGTTAAGTGGTCGAAAATACCGTTTTACTGTAACCACCGTCTCCCCAGCTCTCACCCGATGAATTCTTCACCAACCAATATTTCGTCCCATCATCAGTTACTCCATACCCAACAGCCGTACGTAACACCATGGTCTAAATCAGTTCCACAATCACCACTAAAAACACCATTCGGATAGAACTGAAAAGCATAGCCACTAGCATCAATAGGAACCGCTAGGGGGTGATCAGCCACTGCTTGTAACAATGCAGTTTCACTTTTGGCCGGCACTATATCCGCTAATCTTGGCAGCATCAACATCTTCTTTGTTTGTGTTGCAGGTTCCGTCTGTTGCTTGATACGGGTACGCTGCTTCCGTGTTGATGCCTttgtttttaataataaatttaaagcCGTCTTCCATCCCTCCACCTTCGCACCCTTGATCTTCACCACTTCTGTCGCAGGCCACCAACTGTTGCTCAGACAATTAAATTAGTTTACCGGTTGAGAGCTGCGTGATTCCTTCCGTTGCAGCAATAGTTGAAAACGCCCAACAACTTCCTGTTGAACAAAGTAATACGGAGTACTACATAAGTTTGCATCCACGTGTACAATTGATGTTAAGGATTTTTCAAACGATAACCAGGCCATAAGGGTTGTCGTTGACGTGCATAAATGCATAGTATAGGACAGTTATTATTGACCTTTGATTGATGGTTATTATTTTGTACAAACATTTTATGCATGTTAATGACAGTCACTTTTTAAGGGTTGTCATTAGAAAAATTCGTATATTAATAGTTAACGTACCACATTGGCCTTGATCTTTAATTGATACCAACACCTTTCTGTCTCCAATCCATCCTAGGTGGCACTGCAGTCACATTTTCGTACCTAAACGGTGTAGTTCTAGTCGATCTTTTATTTGCTGAAAACTTGAATCCATAACGAGCAGCTGTGAACTCTTCTGTTATGTACCACTTGAATTATAAGAATCGAAATAGTACTTGTTACTTACTGAAAGCTATAGAACAAGAAACAAGCTTTGAATATAGTAACAATGGATAGTTTCATTGAATTGAATACTCAATTACAAGATTAGAGAGAATAGAGGGAGAGAGTGTTTCACACACATACAATTCATAAGCTATCTAACTGATTACAATAACTTCCTATTTATACTCCTAAGCTAACACTTCCTACTTTTTGATGTTAAATCTTAATTGCCGCTTCGCACATGCCTAATTAGACCCATAACAATCCAACCTTCTTAAAATGATTCTTGCCCCCAAGAATCTTCTTTTGCAACTAAGCACACGTTGTGACCCGGGTGGATCAAGTCTAACTGCATCCGAGATATCGAAATACAAAGAATGGTTCAACAGAAGATTTAGAGAATCGAGAGAAGATTTGGGGAAGCATGAAAATCAAGAAAAGATTTTCTCAAACAATTTTGTTGCCGATTCTTGATATCTTTCTATACTAGGATTTTATTTGCCTCACTTATTTTTCTATTTGGTGTATAAATAAAAGAGATGGGAGACGAGGTGGAATAGGCCTCTTTTGTTACTTCACATCTATGTAAGACAAAGAGAGAAAATAAAACAAAACCATTTATTCCCCAATTTCAAGTTGGTGCACTATGTGTTTCTTTTCACCTAAGTCTATTTCTACGACTCCACCCTCTAATTTACTTTCTCAGTATTGTAAGTTAGGGAGATAACAATAAACATAATATATTCCCCACTTGCATTTGTTTCTTGTTTTCTATTTAATTGAAAACTTTCAAACGTAAACGAATTTAATATCCTTACGAGATCTTTGCGACGATATAATCTCGTAACggatcaagtggtatcagagcactcGTTCCTACCTGTGTATGGTTCAAACTAAATCCGCATATCAAAATTTCGGTGAGCCCCTAGTCGAGTTGAAAGTGCATCGAAGAGCAACAATTAATAAAGGATCTACATCCATAATGTCAGGCAACCAAAATCAACAAGCGAGTTTAGATGAACTTTCCGCTAAAGTCGATCGGTTAGCCT
This genomic interval carries:
- the LOC139897350 gene encoding pentatricopeptide repeat-containing protein At1g28690, mitochondrial gives rise to the protein MPQPTLTAYNYLIAGYTKHGEVRESLNLVRRLVSCNEKPDGYTFSMILKASSSDQIISIGRAIGKEVHAQIVKSYVVVDDVLSTALVDSYVKSGRVDYARRVFDLMIEKDVVSSTSMISGYMRQGCVENAEHVFKKTIKKDVVVFNAMIEGYSKSVDTANKAIKVYISMQRLDFKPNMSTFASIIGACSLLSAFEVGQQVQGQLMKTNFATTIKMESALVDMYSKFGRIEDARKVFDEMPVKNVFSWTSMIDGYGKNGDPSEALALFNQMQNVYHVRPNHVTFLGAISACGHAGLVDKGLEIFEMMKKDYGMKPHMEHYACMVDLLGRAGRLNEALQFIMSISEKPNSDVWAALVNSCRIHGDVEMASIAANELFKISKDGSRSGAYVGLSNTLADAGRWDSVSDIRELMKTRNILKNMGSSWF